The following proteins are encoded in a genomic region of bacterium:
- a CDS encoding histidinol dehydrogenase → MPNANTILRRLDAAEVTGSAAALISPEVCEGAARIVEDVRLGGDAALRRLAAQHDGWTDNRPLLYDRRALDVALASCAPDVQALLLRVAGRIRAFAEAQRRALDDLSLEVPGGSAGHRVTALAAAGCYAPGGRHPLPSSVLMTAVTARAAGVATVVVACPRPEPVVLAAAAAAGADCLLAAGGAQAIGALAWGTESVPACEAVVGPGNIWVTAAKRAVEGRVRTDGAAGPSELVVVADAGAEPAIVAADLLAQAEHDPRRGRFWWHWTTA, encoded by the coding sequence ATGCCCAACGCCAACACGATCTTGCGTCGCCTCGACGCGGCCGAAGTGACCGGCAGCGCTGCGGCCCTCATCTCGCCCGAGGTGTGCGAGGGCGCCGCGCGCATCGTCGAGGACGTGCGGCTAGGTGGCGATGCCGCCCTGCGTCGACTTGCCGCCCAACACGATGGCTGGACGGATAACCGGCCGCTGCTCTACGACCGGCGGGCGCTAGACGTAGCGCTGGCTTCGTGTGCCCCCGATGTGCAGGCCCTGTTGCTGCGCGTGGCCGGCCGCATCCGCGCCTTTGCCGAGGCGCAGCGCCGCGCGCTGGATGATCTCTCGCTGGAGGTTCCCGGCGGCAGCGCCGGACACCGCGTGACGGCGCTGGCTGCGGCGGGATGCTATGCGCCCGGCGGCCGCCATCCGCTGCCTTCCTCCGTGCTGATGACGGCCGTCACCGCGCGTGCAGCCGGCGTGGCGACCGTGGTCGTCGCCTGCCCCCGTCCCGAACCCGTCGTGTTGGCGGCCGCGGCGGCGGCCGGCGCCGACTGCCTGCTGGCGGCCGGCGGCGCGCAGGCGATCGGCGCGCTGGCCTGGGGCACGGAATCGGTGCCGGCCTGCGAGGCCGTGGTGGGCCCGGGCAACATCTGGGTGACGGCGGCAAAACGCGCGGTCGAGGGCCGCGTGCGAACCGACGGCGCCGCCGGCCCGTCGGAGCTCGTGGTGGTGGCCGACGCCGGCGCCGAACCCGCCATCGTGGCCGCCGACCTGCTGGCGCAGGCCGAGCACGACCCTCGGCGCGGCCGGTTCTGGTGGCACTGGACGACGGCGTGA
- a CDS encoding histidinol dehydrogenase — MALDDGVIEAVETELEKQLATLPTAAVARAALAGGYAVRAASPAEAVALCNRLAPEHLQWNAADSRVTAGLTAFGGLFLGAGAAEVLGDYGAGPNHVLPTGGAARLRGGLWVGDFLAVRTWLRIDDLAAAATLAADARALARLEGLEGHARAADRRLAVGEAGSAAR; from the coding sequence GTGGCACTGGACGACGGCGTGATCGAGGCGGTGGAAACCGAGTTGGAAAAACAACTGGCGACCTTGCCGACGGCGGCGGTCGCGCGCGCCGCGCTGGCCGGCGGGTACGCCGTGCGCGCGGCGAGCCCGGCCGAAGCTGTGGCCCTGTGCAACCGCCTGGCCCCCGAGCACCTGCAATGGAACGCAGCCGATAGCCGGGTCACCGCCGGTCTCACAGCCTTCGGCGGCCTGTTCCTGGGCGCCGGCGCCGCCGAAGTGCTCGGGGATTATGGTGCCGGCCCCAATCACGTGCTGCCCACAGGCGGCGCGGCCCGTCTGCGCGGCGGGCTGTGGGTGGGCGATTTCCTAGCCGTGCGGACCTGGCTGCGGATCGATGACCTGGCGGCCGCCGCGACCCTGGCGGCCGACGCACGTGCCCTGGCGCGATTGGAAGGGTTGGAGGGGCACGCCCGTGCGGCGGACCGCCGCCTGGCCGTCGGCGAGGCAGGTTCGGCGGCCCGGTAG
- a CDS encoding dodecin domain-containing protein: protein MSDRVYKKIEITGTSATSIEDAVKNAVEHAAKSVRNMRWFEVVETRGRIDNDKVAEWQVTLKIGFALDG, encoded by the coding sequence ATGTCGGATCGGGTCTACAAGAAGATCGAGATCACCGGGACATCCGCAACCTCGATCGAGGATGCCGTGAAGAACGCTGTCGAACACGCAGCGAAGTCCGTTCGCAACATGCGCTGGTTCGAAGTTGTCGAAACACGCGGGCGTATAGACAACGACAAGGTGGCTGAGTGGCAGGTCACGCTGAAGATCGGCTTCGCGCTGGATGGGTAG
- a CDS encoding TlpA family protein disulfide reductase — protein MIGTRSDVSCRCRLPLVLILLAAALPFTGDVAAADQDQGPAPAFTLESTTGERMSLAAALERGPVIVDFWATWCGPCKQSLPELQTLHERYAARGLTILAVSTDEPRNRPKISSTARSLGLTFPILIDADKRAARLYRVESIPMTFLIDREGRIQALHRGFRRGDIEILEQELLPLLDAPAAPAGAPAATPTEPVK, from the coding sequence ATGATCGGGACCCGATCCGATGTCTCGTGCCGATGCCGCCTGCCATTGGTCCTGATCCTCCTGGCCGCGGCGTTGCCGTTCACGGGCGACGTCGCGGCTGCCGATCAGGACCAGGGTCCGGCGCCCGCTTTCACACTCGAGAGCACCACCGGTGAACGCATGTCCCTGGCGGCGGCCCTGGAGCGCGGCCCGGTGATCGTCGATTTCTGGGCGACCTGGTGCGGCCCCTGTAAGCAATCCCTTCCGGAGCTGCAGACGTTGCACGAGCGCTACGCCGCGCGGGGCCTGACGATCCTGGCGGTCAGCACGGATGAACCGCGCAACCGTCCGAAGATCTCCAGCACGGCGCGATCACTGGGCCTGACGTTTCCGATCCTGATCGACGCCGACAAGCGGGCCGCGCGACTCTACCGCGTGGAGTCCATCCCGATGACCTTCCTGATCGATCGCGAGGGCCGCATACAGGCCCTGCACCGGGGATTCCGTCGAGGCGATATCGAGATCCTGGAACAGGAGCTCCTGCCGCTGCTGGATGCGCCCGCTGCGCCGGCAGGGGCACCTGCCGCAACGCCGACGGAGCCAGTGAAGTGA
- a CDS encoding TonB-dependent receptor, which translates to MRTTIRFICCVALSTLPASAAALDRPVFVVPEIVVIGVRPVTTAGGVAAVEVQPDSLALPAAPTLAEVFRELPHLHVRTNSRGESEISARGSDSRQVAVLVDGVPITLAWDSRIDASVIPSSAPQELGYVRGLSSMLHGPNVLGGVIDVRVGSATQLPDSGSHAAGLEVDHGGALAGAADVTVPFTARGGRGVLRAGLGYRDSPGQALARGIVERPGADEGLRLNTDARLADGFVSLRYARDDGAWISFAGLGMSGKRGIAAELGLPDADARFWRYPRVSRALTVASAGTGDRTSPFGGRGDLEVSLGFDAGRTNIDAYTSAAYDSVAGFENGRDRTLTLRLLGDQSLGGAAELRGAFTVADIKHDESLPEGDSRYRQRLWSLGGETVLRLVDPGAKARFLRVAAGAAWDAAETPESGGKESLGRLDSWGGRLGLTGGLDDGTTQIHAGVSRRSRFPSLRELYSGALNRFAPNPDLRAENLVAWEAGITARAGRGEIQAVVFHNLLRDAVVRIRLPEPDRRFQRVNRNELRSTGLELTGSHSWHRLSATAHLTLQSVELTDTEDGSAQRPENLPEIAGGLGLRADLSHSWSTRLDARWTGEQFAVDPTSGDDSRLAPSVRLDLGAMRTWSRHVETIVALENVGDVVSQDLIGLPQPGRTLRVQMRVR; encoded by the coding sequence ATGCGCACGACAATCCGGTTCATCTGCTGCGTCGCCCTGTCGACGCTGCCGGCCTCGGCGGCGGCACTGGACCGGCCGGTGTTCGTGGTCCCCGAAATCGTCGTGATCGGGGTGCGCCCGGTGACCACGGCGGGCGGTGTTGCCGCGGTCGAGGTGCAGCCCGACTCCCTGGCGTTGCCGGCGGCTCCCACCCTCGCCGAAGTCTTCCGCGAACTGCCTCACCTGCATGTTCGCACGAACTCGCGCGGCGAGTCCGAGATCTCCGCGCGCGGCTCGGATTCGCGTCAGGTGGCCGTGCTCGTCGATGGTGTGCCCATCACCCTGGCCTGGGACTCACGCATCGACGCGTCGGTGATCCCCTCCTCGGCCCCGCAGGAACTGGGCTATGTGCGCGGACTTTCGTCGATGCTCCACGGCCCCAACGTGCTGGGCGGCGTGATCGACGTGCGCGTCGGCAGCGCGACGCAGTTGCCGGATTCCGGTTCGCATGCTGCAGGCCTGGAGGTCGATCATGGCGGCGCACTGGCCGGCGCCGCGGACGTCACGGTTCCGTTCACGGCGCGCGGCGGCCGCGGCGTGCTGCGCGCAGGCCTGGGCTACCGCGATTCGCCAGGCCAGGCACTGGCCCGCGGCATTGTCGAGCGACCGGGCGCCGATGAAGGACTGCGCCTGAACACCGACGCGCGGCTGGCCGACGGCTTCGTCTCCCTGCGTTACGCGCGCGACGACGGCGCCTGGATCTCGTTCGCGGGCCTGGGCATGAGCGGCAAGCGCGGCATCGCCGCCGAACTGGGGCTGCCGGATGCCGACGCGCGGTTCTGGCGGTACCCGCGCGTGTCGCGCGCGCTCACCGTGGCCTCGGCAGGAACCGGCGACCGCACCTCGCCCTTCGGCGGGCGCGGCGACCTCGAAGTCAGCCTGGGATTCGACGCCGGCAGGACGAATATCGACGCCTACACGTCGGCGGCCTACGACAGCGTGGCCGGCTTCGAGAACGGTCGCGACCGCACGCTCACGCTCAGGCTGCTGGGCGACCAGTCGCTGGGCGGCGCCGCCGAACTGCGCGGCGCGTTCACCGTCGCGGACATCAAGCACGACGAATCGTTGCCCGAGGGCGACTCCCGCTATCGCCAGCGCCTGTGGAGCCTGGGCGGCGAGACCGTATTGCGGCTGGTCGATCCCGGCGCGAAGGCGCGCTTCCTGCGCGTGGCGGCGGGCGCCGCCTGGGATGCCGCCGAGACGCCGGAGAGCGGCGGCAAGGAGTCGCTGGGTCGTCTCGACAGCTGGGGCGGGCGCCTGGGCCTGACCGGCGGGCTGGACGACGGCACCACGCAGATCCACGCGGGCGTCAGCCGCCGCAGCCGGTTCCCGTCGCTGCGCGAACTCTACTCCGGCGCGCTGAACCGGTTCGCGCCGAACCCGGACCTGCGTGCAGAGAACCTGGTCGCCTGGGAGGCGGGCATCACGGCGCGCGCCGGCCGTGGCGAGATCCAGGCTGTCGTCTTCCACAACCTGCTGCGCGATGCGGTCGTGCGCATCCGCCTGCCGGAGCCCGATCGCCGCTTCCAGCGCGTGAATCGCAACGAACTGCGCTCGACCGGCCTCGAGCTGACGGGATCACACAGCTGGCACCGCCTCTCGGCCACGGCGCACCTGACACTGCAGTCGGTGGAACTCACGGACACGGAGGACGGCTCTGCACAGCGTCCGGAAAACCTGCCGGAGATCGCGGGTGGACTCGGCCTGCGGGCCGACCTGTCACACAGCTGGTCGACGCGGCTCGACGCACGTTGGACCGGCGAGCAGTTCGCCGTCGACCCGACCAGCGGTGACGACAGCCGCCTTGCCCCCTCGGTCCGCCTCGACCTGGGCGCCATGCGCACGTGGTCACGCCATGTCGAGACCATTGTCGCGCTGGAGAACGTGGGCGATGTGGTCAGCCAGGACCTGATCGGGCTGCCACAGCCGGGGCGCACGCTGCGGGTGCAGATGCGGGTGCGGTGA
- a CDS encoding diacylglycerol kinase family lipid kinase, giving the protein MHPFLIVNPRSGRGRHGRDHLGADLERLRRAFAVHGTSVEVAVTERPGHATELARNAGGDPVVAVGGDGTVHEVLQGLDLGAQRLGIIPAGSGDDFAWQHGLGGGIEAAVARIAAGRERLVDVGQWEAGRFHNNLGFGFEAEVNRLSHRVRIVRGPALYFVALARALATLRTYELDLTWDDGAFSGRLATGALLNGSRVGGAFRLCPAARTDDGALDLLTVGAMGRLAVITALGPVLQGNEPRDGRIARARTSRLSLRAPVPVPVYMDGEYCGEHGSLEARVLTGALRLL; this is encoded by the coding sequence ATGCATCCTTTCCTGATCGTGAACCCGCGCTCCGGTCGCGGCCGCCATGGTCGTGACCACCTTGGCGCCGACCTCGAGCGCCTGCGCCGCGCCTTCGCCGTCCACGGCACTTCCGTCGAGGTGGCCGTCACCGAACGGCCGGGCCATGCCACCGAACTGGCGCGGAACGCGGGCGGCGACCCGGTGGTCGCCGTCGGCGGCGACGGCACCGTGCACGAGGTGCTGCAGGGCCTCGATCTCGGCGCGCAGAGGCTCGGCATCATCCCCGCCGGCAGCGGCGATGACTTCGCCTGGCAGCACGGTCTCGGCGGCGGCATCGAAGCGGCCGTGGCGCGCATTGCCGCCGGACGCGAGCGGCTGGTCGACGTGGGGCAGTGGGAGGCCGGCCGCTTCCACAACAACCTCGGGTTCGGCTTCGAGGCCGAGGTGAACCGCCTGAGCCACCGCGTACGCATCGTTCGCGGGCCGGCCCTCTACTTCGTGGCGCTGGCCCGCGCGCTGGCGACTCTCCGTACCTATGAACTGGATCTCACCTGGGACGACGGCGCATTCTCGGGCCGCCTGGCGACCGGGGCGCTGCTCAACGGCAGTCGCGTCGGCGGCGCCTTCCGCCTGTGCCCGGCTGCGCGCACCGATGACGGCGCGCTCGACCTGCTGACCGTCGGCGCGATGGGGCGCCTGGCCGTCATCACCGCGCTGGGTCCGGTGCTGCAGGGAAACGAGCCGCGCGATGGTCGCATTGCTCGCGCGCGCACGAGCCGGCTCAGCCTGCGCGCGCCGGTGCCGGTGCCGGTCTACATGGACGGCGAGTACTGCGGCGAACACGGCAGCCTTGAAGCACGGGTGCTTACAGGGGCGTTGCGGCTGTTGTGA
- a CDS encoding CGGC domain-containing protein, translated as MTKIGIIICDRYHTCAGGKCLRALHDRAGAFAAYADQEVQLVGFTTCGGCPGGNIEDAPDEMVRNGAEVVHLATGFIVGYPPCPHLDHFVEMIPKKFGLRVVVGTHPIPQKYWLLHGSLNTWVEQRWDAHLAATRADEAVRRAYD; from the coding sequence ATGACGAAGATCGGCATCATCATCTGTGATCGCTACCACACCTGCGCCGGCGGCAAGTGCCTGCGCGCCCTTCACGACCGCGCCGGGGCTTTCGCGGCCTACGCAGACCAGGAAGTCCAACTGGTCGGTTTCACCACGTGCGGTGGCTGCCCGGGCGGCAACATCGAAGATGCTCCCGACGAGATGGTCCGCAACGGCGCCGAGGTGGTCCACCTGGCCACCGGCTTCATCGTCGGCTACCCGCCGTGCCCGCACCTGGACCACTTCGTCGAGATGATCCCGAAGAAGTTCGGCCTGCGCGTGGTCGTCGGCACCCATCCCATCCCCCAGAAATACTGGCTGCTGCACGGCAGCCTGAACACCTGGGTGGAGCAGCGCTGGGACGCGCACCTGGCGGCGACGCGTGCCGATGAAGCGGTGCGTCGGGCTTACGATTGA
- a CDS encoding PaaI family thioesterase produces the protein MSRPPSTPPAREVDPALHSSTQRAEHAGCLVCGAGNLSGLQLQFRTADDGCVTAPFVGNPALEGYPGLLHGGIICALVDGAMTNCLFARGVTAVTAELTVRYLEGVQIARPVEISAWCLRARGHLFVLQAEIRQDSRVVVRAAGKFMDRSRQRPTTG, from the coding sequence GTGAGCCGACCCCCATCCACGCCTCCGGCACGCGAAGTGGATCCGGCGCTGCACAGTTCTACCCAGCGCGCCGAACATGCGGGCTGCCTGGTGTGCGGCGCCGGCAACCTCTCCGGACTGCAGTTGCAGTTCCGCACAGCCGACGACGGCTGCGTCACGGCGCCATTTGTGGGCAACCCGGCGCTGGAGGGCTACCCGGGCCTGCTGCACGGCGGCATCATCTGCGCACTGGTCGACGGCGCCATGACCAACTGCCTGTTTGCACGCGGGGTCACGGCCGTCACGGCCGAACTGACGGTGCGCTACCTGGAAGGTGTCCAGATAGCGCGCCCCGTCGAGATCTCGGCCTGGTGCCTGCGCGCGCGCGGGCACCTTTTCGTGTTGCAGGCGGAGATCCGTCAGGACAGCCGCGTCGTGGTGCGCGCGGCCGGGAAGTTCATGGACAGGAGTCGGCAGCGCCCGACAACGGGCTGA
- a CDS encoding NifB/NifX family molybdenum-iron cluster-binding protein, protein MNICFPIAADQGLDSPVSGHFGSAPCFAIIDSESRAFRVIVNANQHHGHGGCQPLAAIAGQDVGAVVVGGIGAGALSRLQAAGVRVWRTDQGTIAGALEAFIGGTLTEMTAAAACAGHGHGSPGQDGSPGHGHQCHGGHS, encoded by the coding sequence ATGAACATCTGCTTCCCCATCGCCGCCGACCAGGGGCTCGACAGCCCCGTCAGCGGACACTTCGGTTCGGCGCCCTGTTTCGCGATCATCGACAGCGAGAGCCGCGCCTTCCGCGTCATCGTCAATGCCAACCAGCATCACGGCCACGGCGGCTGCCAGCCGCTGGCGGCGATCGCCGGCCAGGATGTCGGCGCCGTGGTCGTCGGCGGCATCGGCGCCGGGGCCCTGTCGCGCCTGCAGGCCGCGGGTGTCCGCGTCTGGCGGACCGACCAGGGCACCATTGCGGGGGCGCTGGAGGCCTTCATCGGCGGGACGCTGACAGAGATGACGGCGGCGGCGGCCTGCGCGGGCCACGGTCATGGATCGCCCGGACAGGACGGGTCGCCCGGCCACGGCCACCAGTGCCACGGCGGGCACTCGTGA
- a CDS encoding DUF134 domain-containing protein — translation MPRPPCCRRIAGKPLVAVFKPAGIPTRDLEQITMTLDEFEALRLADLEGLYQADAAASMGVSRATFGRILESARRKTADALTHGRALLIEGGPVVTGTPGGPRRHRCGHRCGIERLEP, via the coding sequence TTGCCAAGACCCCCCTGCTGCCGCCGTATCGCCGGGAAGCCGCTTGTCGCCGTGTTCAAGCCGGCGGGCATCCCGACCCGCGACCTCGAGCAGATCACCATGACGCTTGACGAGTTCGAAGCCCTGCGCCTGGCCGACCTCGAAGGCCTGTACCAGGCCGATGCGGCCGCTTCCATGGGGGTCTCGAGGGCGACTTTCGGGCGTATCCTCGAATCGGCACGACGGAAGACGGCCGACGCGCTCACGCACGGCCGCGCCCTGCTGATCGAGGGCGGTCCCGTTGTCACCGGAACACCCGGCGGCCCACGCCGCCACCGCTGCGGCCACCGCTGCGGCATCGAAAGGCTGGAACCATGA
- a CDS encoding tetratricopeptide repeat protein, with the protein MNTAGGLCRLARERGLFSRWDGVPGLSALLAAGPDAGSFLQAQVTSDVLALAPGRGQPSARLNRAGALLAEFTLVRLPDRGQPFAAYMLVVDRNAAAALADDLRAHVVTEDVFIDDVSTDFDGWLLLGPAAPDCLRALTGGPSAPAETWTAELPLTGDPGSLVLQRRGAMPALGPAVARVALEGGLVDWPADAAGVEAWRWLCLEAGRLQHGVDYLPGRRGLAQTGLEQSVVSLTKGCYLGQEVVARVRTYGSVPEAVRVLLFEDAGTEQAPAVDAPGVPVHTEDGKAIGTWASAGWSAIWQAPVALAFLDRAHRTPGRELAIRLAGGANATVQVRLSPLHAAAGGGELARRLHERAVYLFSRGDDDGAIGLLQQALRADPSLGEAAEALGVILGRSGRFHEAIDIFKQLEELAPDEPMVHTNLSLFYMKLGDRQEAERQRELATLKRFAGIDDQREATERAAAEAVARRGDAARKLSMFAEVLELDPEDPLALLGAGNALATLERHAEAEPLLGRARAAQPDNSALYLSHGRVLELLGRAEEAAATYRDGVTVASRKGDLQPLREMEHRLLLLDAAR; encoded by the coding sequence ATGAACACCGCCGGCGGCTTGTGCCGGCTCGCGCGCGAGCGCGGGCTGTTCAGCCGCTGGGACGGCGTTCCGGGACTGTCGGCCCTGCTCGCAGCGGGGCCCGACGCCGGCAGTTTCCTCCAGGCCCAGGTGACGAGCGACGTACTGGCCCTGGCACCCGGCCGCGGCCAGCCTTCGGCGCGGCTCAACCGTGCCGGCGCGCTGCTCGCCGAGTTCACGCTGGTGCGCCTGCCCGATCGCGGCCAGCCGTTTGCCGCCTACATGCTCGTCGTCGACCGCAACGCGGCGGCGGCGCTCGCCGACGACCTCCGCGCCCACGTCGTGACTGAGGACGTGTTCATCGACGACGTCTCGACCGACTTCGACGGTTGGCTGCTGCTGGGCCCCGCCGCCCCGGACTGCCTGCGCGCACTGACCGGGGGTCCCTCCGCGCCGGCAGAAACCTGGACCGCCGAACTGCCCCTCACGGGTGATCCCGGCAGCCTGGTGCTGCAGCGACGCGGCGCCATGCCCGCGCTCGGGCCGGCCGTGGCGCGGGTTGCCCTCGAAGGCGGCCTGGTCGACTGGCCGGCCGATGCAGCCGGAGTCGAAGCCTGGCGCTGGCTCTGCCTGGAGGCCGGGCGCCTGCAGCACGGTGTCGACTACCTGCCCGGACGTCGCGGCCTGGCGCAGACGGGGCTGGAGCAGAGCGTGGTCAGCCTGACCAAGGGCTGCTACCTGGGACAGGAAGTCGTGGCGCGCGTGCGCACCTACGGCTCGGTGCCGGAAGCGGTGCGCGTGCTGTTGTTCGAGGATGCCGGGACCGAACAGGCGCCGGCGGTCGACGCTCCGGGTGTACCCGTGCACACGGAAGACGGAAAGGCGATCGGCACCTGGGCCTCGGCCGGCTGGTCGGCCATCTGGCAGGCGCCGGTGGCCCTGGCCTTCCTCGACCGCGCGCATCGCACTCCCGGGCGGGAGCTGGCGATTCGCCTGGCCGGCGGCGCGAACGCGACGGTGCAGGTCCGCCTCTCGCCCCTGCACGCGGCAGCCGGCGGCGGCGAGCTCGCGCGCCGGCTGCACGAGCGGGCGGTGTACCTGTTCAGCCGCGGCGACGACGACGGCGCCATCGGGCTGCTGCAGCAGGCGCTGCGCGCCGACCCCTCGCTGGGCGAGGCCGCCGAGGCCCTCGGCGTGATCCTGGGCCGGTCGGGGCGTTTCCACGAGGCCATCGACATCTTCAAGCAGCTCGAGGAACTGGCCCCGGACGAGCCGATGGTCCACACCAACCTGTCGCTGTTCTACATGAAGCTCGGTGACCGGCAGGAAGCCGAACGACAGCGCGAACTGGCCACGCTCAAGCGCTTCGCCGGCATCGACGACCAGCGCGAGGCGACCGAACGGGCCGCTGCCGAAGCCGTGGCGCGCCGCGGCGATGCCGCCCGCAAGCTGTCGATGTTCGCCGAGGTGCTCGAACTGGATCCGGAAGACCCGCTGGCGCTGCTGGGCGCCGGCAACGCACTGGCGACACTTGAACGCCACGCCGAAGCCGAGCCGCTGCTCGGTCGCGCGCGCGCCGCGCAGCCCGACAACAGCGCGCTCTACCTCTCGCACGGCCGCGTCCTGGAGCTCCTGGGCCGCGCCGAGGAGGCCGCCGCGACGTACCGCGACGGTGTCACTGTGGCCAGCCGCAAGGGCGACCTGCAGCCGCTGCGCGAGATGGAGCACCGCCTGCTGCTGCTCGACGCCGCGCGCTGA
- a CDS encoding iron-sulfur cluster assembly accessory protein: MLVLPAGELGPVRPLGELVRGGSARGPAAEPAPVSAEPAASTDTIDEVVSLTPAAAAEVRRLLAAEGIDGRGLRLGVAGGGCSGLTYKVEFDGRRDGDIVVAHEGFEVYLDRKSAIYLRGITVDHQPGLTGRGFQFRNPNATNTCGCGESFAV, translated from the coding sequence ATGCTGGTGCTGCCGGCGGGTGAGCTCGGGCCGGTGCGCCCGCTGGGCGAACTCGTGCGCGGCGGAAGCGCCCGCGGCCCGGCTGCGGAACCGGCGCCGGTGAGCGCAGAGCCGGCCGCCTCGACGGACACCATCGACGAAGTCGTGTCCCTCACGCCGGCTGCCGCAGCCGAAGTGCGGCGCCTGCTGGCCGCCGAGGGCATCGACGGACGTGGCCTGCGCCTGGGCGTGGCCGGTGGCGGCTGCTCGGGCCTGACCTACAAGGTGGAGTTCGACGGACGGCGTGATGGCGACATCGTCGTCGCCCACGAGGGCTTCGAGGTCTATCTCGATCGCAAGAGCGCCATCTACCTGCGCGGCATCACGGTCGACCACCAGCCCGGACTCACCGGTCGCGGCTTCCAGTTCCGCAATCCCAACGCGACCAACACCTGCGGCTGCGGCGAGAGCTTCGCGGTATGA
- a CDS encoding BrxA/BrxB family bacilliredoxin produces MPYPEQLVAPMRAELTSAGVQELCTPAEVDAWFAQKQGSALLLVNSVCGCAAGSARPAVKLAMNNNKRPDRVATVFAGQDLEATARARQLIGDIPPSSPSIALLKDGVLVHFVPRHLIEGQAAETVAGELSDAFADYC; encoded by the coding sequence ATGCCTTACCCCGAGCAGCTGGTGGCCCCCATGAGGGCCGAACTGACGAGCGCCGGCGTGCAGGAGCTGTGCACGCCCGCCGAGGTCGACGCCTGGTTCGCCCAGAAGCAGGGATCGGCCCTGCTGCTGGTCAACTCGGTCTGCGGCTGCGCCGCCGGCAGTGCGCGCCCCGCGGTGAAGCTCGCCATGAACAACAACAAGCGGCCCGACCGCGTGGCCACGGTGTTTGCCGGGCAGGACCTCGAGGCGACGGCGCGTGCGCGCCAGTTGATCGGCGACATTCCGCCGAGCAGCCCGTCGATCGCCCTGCTGAAGGACGGTGTGCTCGTGCACTTCGTTCCGCGGCACCTGATCGAGGGACAGGCTGCCGAGACGGTCGCGGGCGAACTGTCCGACGCCTTTGCCGACTACTGCTGA